Sequence from the Acidobacteriota bacterium genome:
TATACTGAATAATAAATAGTGATACGTCCGAAACTTATGCGCCGCCTCGATGCCGGGGTCCCTTCCGCGGACCGAGGGCCGGTGGGCTCGGCCGCCGCGGCGGGGCGAGGTGAACGGGTTCCGCGGCGACTCGCCGGTCGGGCACGCTCCTACGGTCGCGGGGTTCTCTGCTTCCTGTTGGGCCTGTTGGCCTTGGCTGTCTACGGGGCGCCGAGGGAAGCGGAACGAGGCGCCGAGGAGCTGAAGAGCCAGCGAGCTGCCCTCGATCGGCTGCTGGCGACTCCGGCGGCGCCTCGAGTCGCTCCGCCGAGCTTGCAACGGGCGGTGGATGACGAAACCCTGGACGAGGCGACCCGCCGTGCTCTCGTCGATCTCGGGCGAGACCTGTTCTTCGAGCCTCGTCTGTCGGCCGATGGCTCGTTGGCCTGCGCCAGCTGCCATGACGCTCGCCTTGCCTTCACCGATGGTCGCGCCCTGGCGTCGGGGATGCACGGTCGATCGGGCCGGCGCAATACGCCGAGTGTCCTCTACACGGGCTATCTCGAAGAGCTTTTCTGGGACGGCCGGGTGCGCAGCCTGGAACAGCAGGCGGCGATGCCGATTCTGGCGCCTTCCGAGATGGCCTTGCCCGATCTCGACACCGCGATCGAACGGCTCGCCGCCGATTACGACGGCCGGTTCCGAAAGCTCTTCGGCCGCGCCCCGACGCCGTATCACCTGCGTCGCGCGCTGGCCGAGTTCCAGCGCTCGCTGGCGTTTTTCGAGGCTCCCATCGACGACTTTCTGGCCGGCGATGAGGATGCCCTCACGGCCGAGCAGCGGGCCGGTTGGGAGCTGTTTCGGGGTCGTGCCCTGTGCGGTGCCTGTCATGTCCTCGGTGAGGGCTATCCCCTCGCCACCGACCAGCAATTCCACAACCTCGGGGTGGCGGCGCGGGAAGACGGTTTTCCCTCCCTGGTCCAGCGGGCGCCGCGGTCGCTGAACCGGATCGTCTCCCTCACCGGCCTCGATGGTCGCGCTCTCGGAACGGCGCTGTCGGGGCTCGGTCGTTTCGTGGTCACGCGCCGCAGTGAGGATCTCGGAGCCTTCCGGACGCCGTCCCTGCGCAACGTCGCTTTGACCGCTCCATACATGCATGACGGATCGATGGCGACCCTGCGTGAGGTGGTGGAGTTCTACGTCGAGGGAGGTAACCCCAATCCTCATCTCAGCGAGATCCTGACGCCCCTCGAGCTCGATGCTCAGGAGGTCGATCAACTGGTCGCTTTTCTGTCGGCGCTCACCGACGCGCGCTATGAGGCGGCGGCGGCTCGAGCACTGGCGGAACAGGAGGAGCGCCATCGCCGAGGTGCTCGGGAGGGTGTTCGGGCGGAGCCCGGCAAGGCGCCCGGCGCCGCCGCCGGCCGCTGAGGGACCGACGGCGAGCGCGGGCGATAGGGCTGCTAAGCGGAAGCCGTCTCCGGCTTTGGCTTCCAAGCGCACGGATGGCGAAAGGCCGCCGGCGCTTCGAGATGGTATTTCAGCAGGGTCAGAGCTTCTCCCCAGCCGACCGCACACATCATCGCCGCTTCCAGGCTTTTCTCGGCGGCGGCATCGAAGCCGCTTTCGGTGACATCCACCCGAGTTCCGTCGGCAAAGGGTTGCAGCACGAAGCGAACCGTGCTCGCGCTGCCCTCGCCGGCAGGAAACCACTGAAAGGAAAAGACCCGACCGGGCTCGGCCTCGAGCACCGGGCCGCCGTCTTCGGCGTCGATACCATCGACTCCGAAGTTGCGCCAGCGCAAGCGGATCTTGCCTCCCTCGCGGGCGTCGACTTCGGCGCCGCTGGTGAACCAGCCGTCGAGGCCTTGGCCGGTGGCGAGGGCGTCATAGACGTCGGTGGGCGAGGCGGCGATGTAGGTGCTGTGTTCGACCACGGGATGCATTCTGGATCTCCTCGAAATTACGCAACCAAGCGGACACTCTCCAGTGTATCGAAGGCGCGAGCGAGCGGCTGAGTGGCGGCGCGTTGGCGGTCGTCACAGCCGTCGACGGCGATCCGGTCGAGAACCTTGCCATCGGTGTTGAGGCGCAGCAGGGTTCGGCTGACCGACTCGGCGACCCAGAATCCCTCTTCCGGATCCGGCGCCATCTGAGCACTGAAGAAGGCCAGGTCCGGTTGAATCAGCGTGGTGTGCTTGCTCGCACCGTCGATGCGAATCACCTCGCTCTTCACCTGGTCCGGCCAGTCGCTGATCGAACCGATCAGCGTGCCGTCGGCGAGCCGGATGACTCCGATCATCGCCCCAGTGGTGCGGTTGATGTTGAACAGTGTCTCGCGTTCGCCGCTGTGGACGTTGAGGCGGACCACTTCGCCACCCAGCTCCGAGCCTCCCGGCATCCGGGCGTTGCCGATCAGCACGTGATCGGGGCCATCCGCGGACAAGCCCGAGGGCTCCATCAGGCCATCGCTGAACACGCTCATCTCGCCATCCTTCTCGAGATCGAAGGCGAGCAGCATGCCGCGATGGGCAAAGCCGATGAAGTCGTTGGCGAGCAGGCGTTTGCCATCCGCTGTCAGCACCATGCCGGTGACGTCGATGAACTCGCGATGGCGCGGCCAGCCGGCGTCGTTGACGGACGAGAAGGTGCGCAGCACCTCACCGGTGGTCGGATTGACCTCGATGATCATCGCCATGCCCTTGATGCCGACGTAGTCGAGGCTCGGTCCGCGCAGGCCGCTCATCGACAGGTAGACCCGCTTGCGGTCGGGGCTGGCGATGGCGTCCCAGACGTGGGAGCGGCCCCAGCTGTTGACGTCGATGAACGGTAGCACCTGCTTGTTCCGCATCAGGTAGATGCGGGCGTTGTACTGGTCGGTGACCAGCATGTCGCCGCTGCGCAGTCGCCGCGGGGTGACGTCGAGGGCCAGCGGCTCCCGCACGACCGGGGCTTGCCGGCCGTTGTCGTAACAGGTCTCATCGCTGCCCAGGCCCGAGGCCGCTGCGGCAGGGACGAACTTGGCCGCAGCGCCGCCCGCTGCCAAGCCGACAATCGAGCGAACGATGCTCCGCCGGCTGAGGGTGGAATTGGTGGTGGGTTTCTTCGAATCGGTCATGGGGTCCCCTTTCTCGAGAGGCTCCGGTCGCCATGGCGCCACCGGACCTCGCGGATTTGCCTCGGTTCGGTCTTTGGTTCGCTCATTACTGCAGGAACGGGTCCGGAACGCCGGTGCCGTCCGCGTACAGGTCGTGCTCGCCATCGAGCGTGCAGTGGCTGGGGATGGTGTTGACGTCGCGCAAGCCGTCGCCGGTGTGGTCGGAGATCTTGCCGCGGAAGGTACCGAAGAGCACCGCGTTGGTCATCGGTCCGGCTTCCGGATGGGTCGGATTGGAGAGCTGGACCGCACCCGGCGGCACGAAGTTGGTTTCGAGCACGGTCTCGAGATTGACCGCTGCCCAGCCCGAGTACCGGCCCCGGACGCTGGACACGAAGCCCTGCTCCCGGATGCGGTCGGCCCGCTCGCCGTCGCCGATGCAGTTGCGAACGTCCTTGTCGCCACCGCCGCGGCCGGTGTCGATGGTGGTGCCGGCGACGCGCGCCAGGGGCACCGCGACCGGGATCGACTTGCCGACCTCGACCGTGCCGCTCGGGTAGAAGGGGCGCATCTGCACGGACTCGTAGTGGTGCTCGAAGAGCTTTCCGGGCACCAGCGCGTAGGAGATCCCCTTGAACAGGAAGGCCTCGTAATGCTGGGTGCCGTCCGGGTGCAGGTTGTCGAGAGCCTTCTCGATGACCAGCGTGTTGTCGAAGGTCGCCTTGTTGGTGCAGGCCATCACCCGCCCCAGGATCTGCTCGAACCAGAGCGGTGAGAGGGTCACCTTGATGCGCCCGAGCTGCGGCACCGTGATCAGGGTGTGACCCGAGATCAAGAGCGGCAGAGTCTGGTCGAAGGTGCGGTCTTCGTGCACGATCACGTCGCGCTGCGGACCCGGATCGACGGCTTCGCCGCTGAGCTCCTCGACCAGCAGGCGGGACCATTCGGCGACCTCCGGATCGTCATCGGAGAAATAGCCGGCGAGGCGGTCCGTGGTGTCGCGATCGGCGGTCTTCTGCAGCAGCCAGAGGGCGTGCGCCCGGCAGGCTCGGTCTTCCTCCTCGGCCAAGAACCGTTCCACCACCGGGTGGGCCTCGGAGCCGCGGCGATCGACCAGCTCCCAAAGGGCGCGCTCTCGCAGCAGAGCGGTCGCGTCCGAGAATGCCGCCTCTTCGAGGCGTTGGTCCGAGCGGTTGTCGAATCGAGCGGCGTCCGGCGCCGCGAAGGGACGAGCGAAATCCAGGTAATCTGCCGGGTCGGTGAAGGACAGGCGGCCAGTCGGTGCGGTGTAGATCCGCTCGTCGCGAATCGCGATCGCAGACGATGCCCTGACCGAATCGGTCTTTCTCATTGCCATCGTGACTCCTTTCTGTGGAGTTCCGATGGGGCGCTCCTCACATCGAGGCGCGCGGCGATTCGGCGCTCCACCGTTGAGGGGGTACAGAAAACCCTGTGGCCATCCGCGTGGTGCGGTCGGCGACCTTGAGGGTTCGAGACCACTCGCATTCTTGCGAGCTTTCCCCCACTCTCGAAGGCGCCGACCTGGTCAGCGATCAGCCACGCCCCGACAGTGGAGGTCGAAACGTTCGAATGTTGACAATTGTACGCACGTTTAAAAAAAAATCAAGTTAAATACACATAACCAAATTAATAGGGATGAAGATGGACCGATGAGTATTTTGAGCTTGGCGGCTCTCGGCACTCTCCCTTGGAGTCTTGAAGACGGGGCTGGCGAGGCGACCTCGGCCGGTGGCATCGTTCTCGGCTCACCAGCCCCATGCACCCTGGGAGCCTATTCGATCGACGGCGTGGACACCGAGGTGCAGGACCCCGACTCACACTGGCTTCCAGAGCAGCTGTAGGCGCTACACTCGGCGCCATCGAGTTTGCAGCCCGTCAGCAAGCAGGAGAGTCCTGTGCAGGTCAAGGTGCAGGTTGTTCGAGCCATAAAAATCTCGCCATTTGCGTCCCGGGCTTTGAAGACCGCCGTCGAGATCTTGACGCCGTCCCGAGGATAGTAGACCTCGATCGGCGTCACTTGCTTTACCTCATCCGCGGACGCGATCCGAGCGGAGACTTCAGGGGTCAAGTCCTGCGCCGGTCCGCTCGCGCATCGACGGTTCTTCTGAGAATCCGAGTCCGCCGAGACGCTCATCGTTGTCAGCAGAGCGCAGGTCAATGCAATTGCGTAGGTGTGTTTGGTCATCTTGCTCTCCAGAGTTCTTGGATGGGCCACGACTTTGCGCAGTTGCTTCCTCTTATTCGAGTGAGGGCGAAGAAACCGAGGTACAAGATCCTGAGACACAATCACTGCCAGTGCAGCTGTAACCAGTGCAGTCTCCGGCACCGTCTACCTTGCAGCCTCTCAGCTGGCAAGAGAGGCCGGTGCAGACTCCTGTACACGAGGTCGTTGCGAAGAAAGTGTTGCCGTCGGCTTCCCTTACTTGGAAGATCGCGGTCGAAATTTGAACGCCGTCTCGTGGTTTGGAGACCTCCTCCGGGCCCATTCTCTTCACCTCTTGTG
This genomic interval carries:
- a CDS encoding cytochrome c peroxidase, with product MGSAAAAGRGERVPRRLAGRARSYGRGVLCFLLGLLALAVYGAPREAERGAEELKSQRAALDRLLATPAAPRVAPPSLQRAVDDETLDEATRRALVDLGRDLFFEPRLSADGSLACASCHDARLAFTDGRALASGMHGRSGRRNTPSVLYTGYLEELFWDGRVRSLEQQAAMPILAPSEMALPDLDTAIERLAADYDGRFRKLFGRAPTPYHLRRALAEFQRSLAFFEAPIDDFLAGDEDALTAEQRAGWELFRGRALCGACHVLGEGYPLATDQQFHNLGVAAREDGFPSLVQRAPRSLNRIVSLTGLDGRALGTALSGLGRFVVTRRSEDLGAFRTPSLRNVALTAPYMHDGSMATLREVVEFYVEGGNPNPHLSEILTPLELDAQEVDQLVAFLSALTDARYEAAAARALAEQEERHRRGAREGVRAEPGKAPGAAAGR
- a CDS encoding SRPBCC domain-containing protein, producing MHPVVEHSTYIAASPTDVYDALATGQGLDGWFTSGAEVDAREGGKIRLRWRNFGVDGIDAEDGGPVLEAEPGRVFSFQWFPAGEGSASTVRFVLQPFADGTRVDVTESGFDAAAEKSLEAAMMCAVGWGEALTLLKYHLEAPAAFRHPCAWKPKPETASA
- a CDS encoding HEAT repeat domain-containing protein, encoding MRKTDSVRASSAIAIRDERIYTAPTGRLSFTDPADYLDFARPFAAPDAARFDNRSDQRLEEAAFSDATALLRERALWELVDRRGSEAHPVVERFLAEEEDRACRAHALWLLQKTADRDTTDRLAGYFSDDDPEVAEWSRLLVEELSGEAVDPGPQRDVIVHEDRTFDQTLPLLISGHTLITVPQLGRIKVTLSPLWFEQILGRVMACTNKATFDNTLVIEKALDNLHPDGTQHYEAFLFKGISYALVPGKLFEHHYESVQMRPFYPSGTVEVGKSIPVAVPLARVAGTTIDTGRGGGDKDVRNCIGDGERADRIREQGFVSSVRGRYSGWAAVNLETVLETNFVPPGAVQLSNPTHPEAGPMTNAVLFGTFRGKISDHTGDGLRDVNTIPSHCTLDGEHDLYADGTGVPDPFLQ